From Patagioenas fasciata isolate bPatFas1 chromosome 15, bPatFas1.hap1, whole genome shotgun sequence, a single genomic window includes:
- the LOC139829140 gene encoding LOW QUALITY PROTEIN: E3 ubiquitin-protein ligase RBBP6-like (The sequence of the model RefSeq protein was modified relative to this genomic sequence to represent the inferred CDS: inserted 1 base in 1 codon) yields MEYKRLQKEHRPLLSRSRSPHGASSHSRSSYTCSKSRSGSSHSRTNSGSFSHSQPRSHSRSPPRQRRGRANSRDRRSSPRSRRHYRSRSRSCRRCRSRSRSLVFRGQSHAKRTVPQGQGEREHFNRHAEGPASSMKGSYGRPVDVRDPFERERCREWERNYREWYGKFYKGCAVGAQPPPAVNREKFSPERFGPPGARQENSPCAWGNREDYPGGQSHRSHHITGHYGEKPSGRERPGISDPRKSKEKEVKHPWGDDKGNKHKRHQKRRKCNENEGFRRAELLEGARTPREPVPAGDDKTDSVFMLPSSGDATPVRDEPVGADLIAFKPVPEEERTEKDEPKEKNDKTELKVEVAAPPKRDGTIVATKTSQETVNTDCENSPQMEPPVKKVKKELSKTDDAVISSSQKDEKAPGAPRKYHPEVTKDQPGTRTAKDXKVKTDHPKETKAEKPSREGKSEKPAGKSKSSDAKPEKGKGNADEKVGEEHEAASTDASKPETAEWKPSAKGKSEPDAGKGEETPETDKSAFLNHPAKEMELNQETGENLVRGENVPPAEDPVGKPKASSSKVKQDKAKGKVRVRATAADGSGSLLVGYTSSSSTEGRPRTKTEEKPDTKQTVIKTMEEYNNDLTAPAEDVILTIQVSQSKWDKDEFEAGEEHIEIYTGAHKQNWDF; encoded by the exons ATGGAATACAAAAGGCTTCAAAAGGAGCATCGTCCGTTGTTGTCCAG GTCCAGGTCTCCCCATGGTGCTTCATCTCACTCCAGAAGTTCGTATACCTGCTCCAAGTCAAGATCGGGCTCTTCCCACTCTCGCACCAACTCTGGATCATTTAGTCATTCCCAGCCTCGTTCCCACTCCCGATCACCACCGCGCCAAAGAAGAGGCAGAGCGAACAGTCGTGACCGTCGTTCCAGTCCAAGGTCACGTCGTCATTACCGGTCAAGGTCTCGCTCATGCAGAAGATGCCGCTCACGGTCAAGGTCTCTGGTGTTCAGAGGCCAGTCTCACGCTAAAAGGACTGTGCCTCAAGGGCAAGGAGAAAGGGAGCATTTTAACAGGCACGCAGAAGGTCCAGCATCTTCTATGAAAGGTTCCTATGGCAGACCTGTTGACGTCAGAGATCCATTTGAAAGGGAAAGATGCAGAGAATGGGAAAGGAACTATAGAGAATGGTATGGCAAGTTTTACAAGGGCTGTGCTGTTGGTGCTCAACCTCCACCTGCAGTAAACAGAGAGAAGTTTTCTCCTGAGAGGTTTGGTCCACCTGGGGCCAGACAAGAGAACTCACCGTGTGCTTGGGGAAACAGGGAGGATTATCCTGGTGGGCAGAGCCACAGAAGTCATCATATAACTGGACATTATGGTGAAaaaccttctggaagagagaggcCTGGCATCAGTGATCCTAGAAAATCAAAAGAGAAAGAGGTGAAACATCCATGGGGAGATGACAAAGGAAATAAACATAAAAGACaccagaagagaagaaaatgcaatGAGAATGAAGGATTCCGCCGTGCTGAGTTGCTGGAAGGTGCAAGAACACCAAGAGAGCCAGTTCCAGCAGGAGACGATAAAACAGACTCTGTGTTCATGCTCCCGAGCAGCGGTGATGCCACCCCTGTAAGAGATGAGCCTGTGGGAGCAGATTTGATTGCTTTCAAACCAGTGCCTGAAGAGGAGAGAACAGAGAAGGACGAGCCAAAAGAAAAGAACGACAAGACAGAGTTGAAAGTAGAAGTGGCTGCTCCTCCTAAGAGAGACGGCACAATAGTAGCAACTAAAACTTCCCAAGAGACGGTGAACACTGATTGTGAAAATTCTCctcaaatggaacctcctgtgaaaAAAGTGAAGAAGGAGTTGTCAAAGACAGACGATGCTGTAATATCTTCCTCTCAAAAGGATGAGAAGGCTCCTGGTGCTCCACGGAAATATCACCCAGAAGTGACAAAAGATCAGCCAGGAACCAGAACAGCCAAGG GAAAGGTGAAGACAGACcatccaaaagaaaccaaagcagaGAAGCCCTCCAGAGAGGGCAAGTCAGAAAAACCTGCGGGAAAAAGCAAAAGTTCTGATGCAAAACctgaaaaaggcaaaggaaacgCAGATGAAAAGGTGGGTGAGGAGCATGAAGCCGCTTCCACAGATGCCTCAAAACCAGAAACTGCTGAATGGAAACCATCGGCAAAGGGGAAGAGTGAGCCCGAtgctggaaaaggagaggaaactcCAGAAACAGATAAATCTGCGTTTCTCAACCACCCCGCAAAAGAGATGGAACTTAACCAAGAAACTGGCGAAAATCTTGTGAGAGGAGAAAATGTGCCTCCTGCAGAAGATCCTGTGGGGAAACCCAAGGCAAGCAGTAGTAAAGTTAAACAGGATAAAGCTAAGGGGAAAGTACGAGTAAGAGCAACAGCAGCTGATGGATCTGGTTCACTTCTTGTAGGGTACACCAG CAGCAGTTCTACTGAGGGAAGGCCCAGgacaaagacagaagaaaagccaGATACAAAACAAACTGTCATTAAGACCATGGAGGAGTATAATAA